The Rattus rattus isolate New Zealand chromosome X, Rrattus_CSIRO_v1, whole genome shotgun sequence genome has a window encoding:
- the LOC116888481 gene encoding protein phosphatase inhibitor 2, protein MAASTASHRPIKGILKNKTSTTSSVVASAEQPRRTVEEELSKKSQKWDEMNILATYHPADKDYGLMKIDEPDTPYHNMIGDDEDVYSDSEGKEVLTPELLAKKLAAAEGSEPKFRTREQESSGEEDNDLSPEEREKKRQFEMKRKLHYNEGLNIKLARQLISKDLHDDDEDEEMSETADADSMNIEESNQGSTAGDNLQHKSQSS, encoded by the coding sequence ATGGCGGCCTCGACGGCCTCGCACCGGCCCATCAAGGGAATCCTGAAGAACAAGACTTCTACGACTTCCTCGGTGGTGGCCTCGGCCGAACAGCCCCGCCGGACCGTCGAAGAGGAGCTGAGTAAAAAGTCTCAGAAGTGGGATGAAATGAACATCCTGGCAACATATCATCCAGCTGACAAAGACTACGGCTTGATGAAGATAGACGAGCCAGACACTCCGTACCACAATATGATAGGTGATGATGAAGATGTCTATAGTGATTCAGAAGGCAAAGAAGTCTTGACTCCAGAGCTCTTAGCGAAAAAGTTAGCTGCTGCGGAGGGCTCCGAGCCAAAGTTTCGGACTCGGGAACAAGAAAGCAGTGGAGAGGAAGACAATGACCTCTCCCCTGAAGAGCGAGAAAAGAAGCGGCAgtttgaaatgaaaaggaagcttCATTACAACGAAGGACTGAATATTAAATTAGCCAGACAGTTAATTTCAAAAGACCTACATGATGATGACGAAGATGAAGAAATGTCAGAGACTGCAGATGCAGACAGCATGAATATTGAAGAGTCAAATCAAGGATCTACTGCAGGCGACAATCTGCAGCACAAATCACAAAGTTCATAA